CAGCGCGTTCAAGTTGGCCCCGTCCATGTACAGCAGCGAACCGTTGCCATGGAGGGCGTCGGCGATGGCGGTGATGTTCTTTTCAAAAATGCCCAGCGTGTTGGGATTGGTCATCATCAGCGCCGCCACGTCATCCTTGAGGAACGGGCGCAGGCCGTCGACGTCGATGATGCCCTCACCGTTGCTGGGGACTTCGCGGATCTCGTAACCGGCGAAATGGGCGGAACTCGGGTTGGTGCCGTGGGCCGAATCGGGGATGAGCACCACCCGCCGCGGATCGCCCTTATCCTGCAGGTATTTCCTGATGACCAGCATGCCGGTGAATTCGCCGTGGGCGCCGGCCGCCGGAGCGCAGGTGAAGCCGGCCATGCCGGTCAGGGCCAGCAGCCATTCCTCCAGGCGCGCCATAATTTCCAGGTTGCCCTGGACCAGCTCGCGCGGCGTGTACGGGTGGGCCTGGAAATCCTCGCTGCCGGCCAGCTTTTCATTGATCTTGGGATTGTATTTCATGGTGCAGGAGCCCAGCGGGTACAGGCCCTGGTCGAGCGAATAGTTGAGCCGCGCCAACGCCATGTAGTGGCGGACGATTTCCACTTCGGATACCTGGGGAAAATCGGCGATGCCCGCCCGGCGCAAGCCCGGGTCGATGGCCGGCTCGGCCTGGACATGGCTCGCACCGAGGCCGTGCGCCGTCTTGCCGTCGCGGCTGATTTCAAAGATCAGGTCGGGTAGCGGGCTCATGAGTGTTCTCCCATCGCCAGCAGCAGGCGGTCGATGTCTGCGCACCGCTGAACCTCGCTGAAGGCCAGGAGCACGCGGTTTCCGACGGCCGGATAGAACCAGCTCAGCGGCACGCCGGCCAGTATCTTTTTCTTTTTCAGCGTTGCCAGGAAGGCTTCGGCCGTGCCCTTCCTGATCTCCAGCAGCACCTCGTTGTAAAAATTCTTCGTGTAAACGACCTTGACCCGCTTGAGTTTGGCGGCTTTGGCGACGAAATAGGCGGCATGCAGATGGCTGTCGCGGGCAGCCAGCGCCAGCCCGTCCTTGCCCATGGTGGCCAGGTACATGCCGGCGCGCAGGGCGCACCAGGCCTCGTTGCTGCAGATGTTCGAGGTGGCTTTCTCGCGCTTGATGTGCTGTTCGCGGGTAGAGAGGGTCAGCACGTATCCCCGCTTTCCGTCCAGATCCTTGGTCTGGCCGACGATCCGTCCCGGCATCTGCCTGAGAAATTCTTCGCGGGCGGTCATGAAGCCCAGGTAGGGACCGCCGAAGCCCAGAGATAGCCCGAAGCTCTGCGCTTCGCCGGCCACCACGTCGACGGCAAAATCGGCCGCCGGGCGCAAGTAGGCCAGGGACATGGCCTCGGTGACGGCCTGGACAGCGTACGCCCGCTGCTGGTGCGCGGCCTGCGCCAGTGCGGCGCTGTCTTCCACCACGCCCAGGAAATTGGGCGACTGGAATACCAGGGCTGCCGTCTGGTCGTTCAGCTTGGACGTCAGATCGGCGAGGTCGACCCGGCCGTCCGCTTCGTTGACGGCCACGGTCGCCAATTCGATGGGCAGGTTCTGCGTGTAGGTGCGGACGACGGCCATGGTTTCGGGATGCAGGCTGTCCGCCAGCAAGACGCGCTGCCGCCCCGACTTGCGCACGGCCAGCAGCACCGCCTCGGCGACGGCGGTGGCGCCGTCATACAGGGAGGCGTTGGCTACATCCAGGCCGGTGAGCATGGTCATCATGGTCTGGTATTCGAAAATAGCCTGCAGGTTGCCTTGGCTGACCTCGGGCTGGTATGGCGTGTACGGCGTGACGAACTCCCCCTTGGCGCTGAGGTAAGCGACCACCTCGGGGATAAAATGGGCATAGGCGCCGGCGCCGAGGAAACTGAGGTATTCCTGGAACGAGTTCTTGCGGCCCAGGGCCTTGAATTCGGCGATCAATTCCGGCTCGGATAGGGCGGACGGCAGAGCGGCGAGATCGAAGAACGACTTGTCGGCCGGGATGGATTTAAACAGTTCCTTGCTGTCTTTGATACCGATGGCTTTTTTGATTTCCTCCCTGGCAGCGTCCGTAAGAGGCAAAAATCTCATCTGTTATTCTCCGGCGATTCCCCGCAGGTATTCCTCGTACTTTTTATGATCCAGGAGCTCTTTCACTTCATCCGCCTGCTTGATTTTCATGGTGAAGAGGAAGCCGTCGCCGTAGGGTTCCTGGTTGACCAGCTCCGGGTTGGCGGCCAGCTTGGGATTGACCGCGCCGATCGTTCCGGACAGGGGGGCGAAAACATCGGAAACGGCCTTGACCGATTCAATATTGGCGGAGGGGTCGCCTTTCTTCAATTCCTTGCCCGGGGCAGGAAGTTCGACATAGACGACATCGCCCAGTTCGTGCTGGGCGTAATCGGTGATGCCGACCATGGCGCTGTCGCCTTCCAGGCGGACCCATTCATGCTCCTTGGTAAAAAGCAATTTTTCTAATTCCATTCGTTCCTCCTGCTTATTTCTTTGTATAAAAGGGTGTTTTCACGACTTTCGCGGCCACCCGCCTGTCGCGAATGCCGATCTCGAATTCACTGTCGATCGCGGCGTTTTCTACCGGCAGATAGGCCAGGCCGATGGGTTTCTTCAAGAACGGTACGAAGGTCCCCGACGTCACGGTGGCGAACTCCTTGCCCTGGACATAGACCGGATAGCCGTGGCGGGCGATCCGTTTGTCCAGCATTTCAAAACCGACCAGCTTGCGGCGGATGCCCTCGGCTTTCTGCCTGGCCAGGACATCCCGGCCGATGAACGGCTCTTTGTTGAGCTTGAGGATCCAGCCCAGGTCGGCTTCCAGCACCGTGTGGCTGTCGTCGATGTCGTTGCCGTAGAGGGCCATCTTGGCTTCCAGGCGCAGGGTGTCGCGGGCACCGAGGCCGGCCGGCAGGGCGTCGTACTTTTCGCCTTTTTCGGCCAGGGCCAGAAACAATTTGCTGGCCGCGGCAGCGTCGGCGCGGAAGTATATTTCAAAGCCGTCCTCGCCGGTATAACCGGTGCGCGAGACGATGGCCTCGAGCCCCGACACCCGGGCCATGGCGAAATGGTAATAGGATATGGTCGAGAGGTCGTAATCGGTGAATTCACTCAGCAGCTTTTCCGACACCGGCCCCTGCACGGCGATCTGCGCGTACTCCTCGCTGCGGTTCTCGATCTGCACGGCGAACGGAGCGGTGTTTTTTTTCATCCATTGGAAATCCTTCTCGATGTTGGCGGCATTGACCACCAGCAGGTATTCGTTCTCGCTCATCATGTAGACCAGGAGGTCATCGACGAAGCAGCCGTTCTCGGTCAGCAGGGCCGTGTACTGGATCTTTCCCGGCACCAGCTTGGCGGCGTCGTTGGAGGTCAGGTACTGAACGGTCTTCAGGGCATCCTTGCCGCGGAACCAGATTTCCCCCATGTGACTGACGTCAAAGATTCCGCCCGTGGTGCGGACGGCCATATGCTCGGTGTTCACCCCCGAGTACTGGATCGGCATGTCCCAGCCGCAGAATTCGACCATTTTTGCTTTGAGAATATAGTGCGCTTCATTGATTTTGGTTTTTTTCATTTTTTTCTCCAAAAACAAACTGATAACGTAACACAGCTGACCGTAAAAATCAAGGGAGAAAGCGGAGTTTGACAAGCCTTTTGCGGCGGGTTATAGTTGCAGGCGACGCATGGGGGCAGGAAAAAATGCGCGTTCCGCATCCAGACAAATTCATCGCCGAAATCGCCGCCGCGCTCCAGGGCGCGCGCAGCGCCCGCGCCTTCCTGGGTGAATTCCCGCACCTGGTGCAAAAGCATTTCCCCATCGCGTGCTGCATCCTTTATTATAAGGAGCCGGAAGGAAACTCGTTCCGGCCGTACCCCGGCGGCGCGGCGCCGGAAAAGGAGCTGCCGCTTATCCGCGAAGAGGCCAACCTGATCGAGAGTTTCACCAACCGCAGCGAGTGGCTGCTCGATACCGCTCAAAGCCATTTTCACTTCGACATCTTCAACCGCGACAGCGACGACCTGTTCAGGAAAAAGTCCTTGAATCTGGTCATTCCGTTGCGCGCGCGCAGTTATTTCCGCGGCTTGCTGCTGGTCAGCCTGGCGGCCTGCGCCGGCAAACACGCCCCCGAGCTGGCTGCGGCGGCGCAAACGGCAGCCCTGCTGTTCATTCCCCTGATCGAAGCCGAGCAAATGGAATTCACCAACGACAAGAATTACTACCGTCTGTTCAAATTCGACCGCCTGGTCCTGCTGGGGCAAATGGCGGCGTCGCTGGCGCATGAGCTGCGCACGCCGCTGACCACGGTGCTGTTCGAGATTTCGGCCATCAAGAATCAGCTGCCGCAGAAGCAAGAGATCGGCAGCGCCTACGAAAAGATCAACCGCGAGATCGTCCGCGCCAACCAGATGATCGAATCGCTGCTGGTGTTTTCGAAATTCAAGGAGCTGAACATCGCGCCGTTGCAACTGCGCGAATTCTGCCAGCGCATCCTGCAGGAAATTCCAAATAAGAAAATCCCGACCGGGATGAAGGTGACGCTGCAGGCGGAAAAGGAAATCCAGGTGGCCAGCGACGGCAACCGGCTGAAACAGGTGTTCATCAACGTTTTTTTCAACGCCCTGGAAGCGCTGAACGGAAGAGAAAACGGCGAAATCGTCATCCGCATTTACAGCGAGTACAATGATCTGCCCAAGAACATCCGCCACATCATCGCCATCAGCGACAACGGCCCGGGGATTCCCGACGCCATCAAGGACAAAGTCCTGCAACCGTTCTTCACCACCAAAAAAGAAGGCACTTCTCGTTGAAGACGACCAGCCGCTGCGCGAGTCGATCAAGAAATTCCTCATGCAGAACGAGTTCCTGGTGGCGGAAAGCGCGACCATGGCCGGCGCTCTGAGCCAACTGGACGGCGACGGCTTCGATCTGATCCTGCTCGACCTGTCGCTGCCCGACGGCAACGGCCTGGATATCCTGGACCAGTTTGCCGGGAAATACCGCGACCGCATCATCGTGCTGACCGGCACCGGTTCGATCGAGACCGCCGTCCTGTCGATGAAAAAAGGGGCGCACGATTTCCTGCAGAAGCCGGTCAATCCCGAGATCCTGCTCCTGACCCTCAACCGGGCCTTCAATTTCCTGCACGCCCAGGACGACTGTCTCCACCTCAAGCAGGAGATCGGCGCGACGGCCGGATTTGACAAGTTCATTTGTAAAAGCGAGCAGATGGCCAAGGTGATCGCCATGGCCAAGCAATACGCCGACACCGCGCATACCATATTAATCAGCGGCGAAACCGGCACCGGCAAGGAGATCATGGCCCAGGCCATCCATGCCGGCTCCAAGCGCAGGCACCAGCCCCTGGTTTCGGTCAATTGCGCCTCCATCCCCGAAAACCTGGCCGAATCCGAACTTTTCGGCTATAAAAAAGGGGCTTTCACCGGGGCCTTCTGCGATTCCCCGGGCAAGTTCGTCCAGGCCAATCACGGCACCATCTTTCTGGATGAAATCGCCGAATTGCCGCTGAACATCCAGGCCAAGCTGCTGCGGGTGCTGGAGAACGGCGAGGTCACCCCGCTGCAAAGCCGGACCCCCAAGTTCGTGGACATCCGCATCCTGGCCGCCACCAACAAGGTTCTGGAAGACGAAGTCAAGAAGCAGCGCTTCCGCGAAGATCTATTTTTTCGCATCGACGAATTGAAAATTCATATCCCGCCGCTGCGGACCAGGCCGGCCGACATCATGCCCTTGGCCGAGCATTTTCTGCGCATCGCCAGCATCGCCAATTCCAGGCCCGGCGGGCATTTCAGCGGCGAAGCCCAGCGGCTGCTGTGCGCCTACGACTGGCCGGGCAACATCCGCGAACTGAAGAATACCGTGGCCATGATCGCCGCCAGCGGCGGACCGGCCGTCATCCGCCCCGAACACCTGCCGCTGAAGATCCTCAACCCCGAAAAAACCCCCGCGCTCGAGAGCCGCGAGAAAAGCCTGGCAACAATCGAAAAGAACCATATCGCCGCCATCCTGCAGCAAACGGCGCACAACTACTCCAAAGCGGCCGTTGTTCTGGGCATCTCACGTTCATCGCTGTATCGCAAGATGGCCGATTTTCATCTGGAGAAAAAATGAGCGCCGGCCGTCAGCTTAAAAACTTGGAATAGAGGTCCTTGATATCCATCTCCTTGATGTCGGCGGCTTCGGCCTCGAAAAGCAAATGGCCGTTTTTGACGAAGCCGACCCGGTCGGCGATTTCGGCCGCGTACAGAACGTCATTGCCCAGGTAAAGGATCGCCTGGCCGGCCGCTTTTTTTTTCCAAAGCAGCTTGCTGAACTTCATTTCCAGGCTTTTTTCGGTCCCTTTGCTGAAATCGTTGATGACGATGTTCGGGGCATCCGCGGCCAGGCAAAGGGCCAGATACACCTGCCTGAAAATTTCCGGGGGCAGGTCACGCACTTTTTTTTGCAAATTCATCTCGTTGAAATTGAGGACCATCAGCGTCCGCATGACGTCTTCATAAGCCAAGCCGCCGCAGCTGCAGAGGAAATC
The sequence above is drawn from the Candidatus Aminicenantes bacterium genome and encodes:
- the gcvPB gene encoding aminomethyl-transferring glycine dehydrogenase subunit GcvPB, with product MSPLPDLIFEISRDGKTAHGLGASHVQAEPAIDPGLRRAGIADFPQVSEVEIVRHYMALARLNYSLDQGLYPLGSCTMKYNPKINEKLAGSEDFQAHPYTPRELVQGNLEIMARLEEWLLALTGMAGFTCAPAAGAHGEFTGMLVIRKYLQDKGDPRRVVLIPDSAHGTNPSSAHFAGYEIREVPSNGEGIIDVDGLRPFLKDDVAALMMTNPNTLGIFEKNITAIADALHGNGSLLYMDGANLNALLGIVRPGDLGVDVMHINLHKTFATPHGGGGPGSGPVGVAAHLLPYLPVPRVVKQGGAYEIVYDAPHSIGRIKNFYGQFLVMVRALAYLCSLGRENVRRVAEDAVLNANYIRKKLQDVLDLPYPTATMHEVVFSDKNLPVKTLDIAKRLLDYGLHPFTIYFPLIVHGAMMIEPTETESKETLDEFIAVMNKILVEAREQPELLLQAPHQTPVRRLDETLAARQPVLKWRKGENL
- the gcvPA gene encoding aminomethyl-transferring glycine dehydrogenase subunit GcvPA, with the protein product MRFLPLTDAAREEIKKAIGIKDSKELFKSIPADKSFFDLAALPSALSEPELIAEFKALGRKNSFQEYLSFLGAGAYAHFIPEVVAYLSAKGEFVTPYTPYQPEVSQGNLQAIFEYQTMMTMLTGLDVANASLYDGATAVAEAVLLAVRKSGRQRVLLADSLHPETMAVVRTYTQNLPIELATVAVNEADGRVDLADLTSKLNDQTAALVFQSPNFLGVVEDSAALAQAAHQQRAYAVQAVTEAMSLAYLRPAADFAVDVVAGEAQSFGLSLGFGGPYLGFMTAREEFLRQMPGRIVGQTKDLDGKRGYVLTLSTREQHIKREKATSNICSNEAWCALRAGMYLATMGKDGLALAARDSHLHAAYFVAKAAKLKRVKVVYTKNFYNEVLLEIRKGTAEAFLATLKKKKILAGVPLSWFYPAVGNRVLLAFSEVQRCADIDRLLLAMGEHS
- the gcvH gene encoding glycine cleavage system protein GcvH, whose translation is MELEKLLFTKEHEWVRLEGDSAMVGITDYAQHELGDVVYVELPAPGKELKKGDPSANIESVKAVSDVFAPLSGTIGAVNPKLAANPELVNQEPYGDGFLFTMKIKQADEVKELLDHKKYEEYLRGIAGE
- the gcvT gene encoding glycine cleavage system aminomethyltransferase GcvT — translated: MKKTKINEAHYILKAKMVEFCGWDMPIQYSGVNTEHMAVRTTGGIFDVSHMGEIWFRGKDALKTVQYLTSNDAAKLVPGKIQYTALLTENGCFVDDLLVYMMSENEYLLVVNAANIEKDFQWMKKNTAPFAVQIENRSEEYAQIAVQGPVSEKLLSEFTDYDLSTISYYHFAMARVSGLEAIVSRTGYTGEDGFEIYFRADAAAASKLFLALAEKGEKYDALPAGLGARDTLRLEAKMALYGNDIDDSHTVLEADLGWILKLNKEPFIGRDVLARQKAEGIRRKLVGFEMLDKRIARHGYPVYVQGKEFATVTSGTFVPFLKKPIGLAYLPVENAAIDSEFEIGIRDRRVAAKVVKTPFYTKK
- a CDS encoding ATP-binding protein, with protein sequence MRVPHPDKFIAEIAAALQGARSARAFLGEFPHLVQKHFPIACCILYYKEPEGNSFRPYPGGAAPEKELPLIREEANLIESFTNRSEWLLDTAQSHFHFDIFNRDSDDLFRKKSLNLVIPLRARSYFRGLLLVSLAACAGKHAPELAAAAQTAALLFIPLIEAEQMEFTNDKNYYRLFKFDRLVLLGQMAASLAHELRTPLTTVLFEISAIKNQLPQKQEIGSAYEKINREIVRANQMIESLLVFSKFKELNIAPLQLREFCQRILQEIPNKKIPTGMKVTLQAEKEIQVASDGNRLKQVFINVFFNALEALNGRENGEIVIRIYSEYNDLPKNIRHIIAISDNGPGIPDAIKDKVLQPFFTTKKEGTSR
- a CDS encoding sigma-54 dependent transcriptional regulator; its protein translation is MQNEFLVAESATMAGALSQLDGDGFDLILLDLSLPDGNGLDILDQFAGKYRDRIIVLTGTGSIETAVLSMKKGAHDFLQKPVNPEILLLTLNRAFNFLHAQDDCLHLKQEIGATAGFDKFICKSEQMAKVIAMAKQYADTAHTILISGETGTGKEIMAQAIHAGSKRRHQPLVSVNCASIPENLAESELFGYKKGAFTGAFCDSPGKFVQANHGTIFLDEIAELPLNIQAKLLRVLENGEVTPLQSRTPKFVDIRILAATNKVLEDEVKKQRFREDLFFRIDELKIHIPPLRTRPADIMPLAEHFLRIASIANSRPGGHFSGEAQRLLCAYDWPGNIRELKNTVAMIAASGGPAVIRPEHLPLKILNPEKTPALESREKSLATIEKNHIAAILQQTAHNYSKAAVVLGISRSSLYRKMADFHLEKK